From Ktedonobacterales bacterium, one genomic window encodes:
- a CDS encoding cupin domain-containing protein, producing MDEHPVEQAVSEVGVRVVKPHQFDANTIQTPGMQRVTAISRQLAGAVGLWGGVTVVAPTVASGVHHHGELETIIYVVSGHGKIRWGAKMEHEQEVEPGDFIYVPPFVPHQEMNPSPDTPSQWVVVRNAQEPVVVNLEPGEWDAAQQVANAAMHQGSGH from the coding sequence ATGGATGAGCATCCTGTAGAGCAGGCGGTGTCCGAAGTGGGTGTGCGTGTGGTGAAGCCGCATCAGTTTGACGCCAATACTATCCAGACGCCAGGTATGCAGCGAGTCACGGCCATTTCGCGCCAGTTGGCGGGCGCAGTGGGCCTGTGGGGTGGAGTGACCGTTGTTGCTCCGACTGTTGCCAGTGGTGTGCATCATCACGGCGAACTGGAAACGATCATCTATGTGGTTTCTGGGCATGGAAAGATTCGGTGGGGGGCGAAGATGGAACACGAGCAAGAGGTGGAACCGGGCGATTTTATTTATGTGCCGCCGTTTGTGCCTCACCAGGAAATGAACCCATCACCTGATACGCCGTCGCAATGGGTGGTAGTTCGCAATGCCCAGGAGCCAGTGGTGGTGAACCTGGAGCCGGGCGAATGGGACGCAGCGCAGCAAGTCGCTAATGCTGCCATGCATCAGGGCAGCGGGCATTGA
- a CDS encoding lytic transglycosylase domain-containing protein, with translation MRRNVMVSVSVLLLLGVSLLLLRQAGAPDFTLAELHWTTNANAPSPGSGESGADTLRAFGLSGSATCRTAEPPTHSPWLAVARADAKKYQLDALVFEWKIWQESGFNPDVHNSSAGAIGIAQFMPETAAGMGIDPRDPRQALDASARLDVGHLKQYASRARQLSDHYGGWSARYGYALALAAYNAGPGSLESAWYLAFSAAWPKSPWAWLARMASETQHYIPNIMNCSVK, from the coding sequence ATGCGCCGTAACGTGATGGTTTCTGTCTCGGTGCTGTTGTTGCTCGGCGTGAGCCTGCTCTTGCTCAGGCAAGCTGGAGCGCCAGACTTCACACTCGCTGAGCTGCACTGGACGACGAATGCCAATGCTCCATCTCCTGGCAGCGGTGAGTCCGGCGCCGATACCCTGCGGGCTTTTGGGTTGAGCGGCTCGGCTACCTGTCGGACGGCTGAGCCGCCTACACACTCGCCCTGGCTAGCGGTGGCGCGCGCTGACGCCAAGAAATATCAGCTAGACGCCCTGGTGTTCGAGTGGAAAATCTGGCAGGAGTCGGGCTTCAATCCCGATGTCCACAATAGCTCTGCGGGGGCGATTGGCATCGCGCAATTTATGCCGGAGACTGCCGCAGGGATGGGCATTGATCCCCGTGACCCCAGGCAGGCGCTGGATGCTTCGGCGCGGCTGGATGTGGGGCATCTGAAACAATATGCCAGCCGTGCACGGCAGCTTTCCGATCATTATGGCGGCTGGTCTGCTCGCTATGGCTACGCGCTGGCGCTGGCAGCCTATAACGCTGGCCCAGGTTCGCTGGAGAGCGCCTGGTATCTGGCGTTTTCGGCTGCCTGGCCCAAAAGCCCCTGGGCCTGGCTGGCGCGGATGGCTTCTGAGACGCAGCACTATATTCCTAACATCATGAATTGTTCAGTGAAGTAA
- a CDS encoding GntR family transcriptional regulator, giving the protein MAETMEPEPLLLSLDETNPLPKYMQIVEQARAFVAEGKLKPGMQLPSVRQLASDLGINVNTVLTAYHALETEEIILLRHGSRAVIHPRLTRPASPQAGDVAHVRALLGRVRTDALLRGLSLPMLQELAADVFSQPID; this is encoded by the coding sequence ATGGCTGAAACGATGGAGCCGGAGCCTTTGCTGCTCTCGCTGGATGAGACCAATCCCTTGCCCAAGTATATGCAGATCGTCGAGCAGGCGCGCGCCTTTGTGGCCGAAGGTAAGCTAAAGCCGGGGATGCAGCTTCCTTCAGTCCGCCAGCTTGCCTCGGACCTGGGCATTAATGTCAATACGGTCCTGACCGCTTACCACGCGCTGGAGACTGAGGAGATTATTCTGCTGCGGCATGGTTCGCGGGCAGTGATTCATCCGCGCCTGACCAGGCCAGCTTCGCCCCAGGCGGGCGATGTTGCCCATGTCCGGGCGCTGTTGGGGCGAGTGCGCACCGATGCGCTGCTGCGTGGACTGTCGCTGCCTATGCTTCAGGAACTGGCGGCAGATGTCTTTAGCCAGCCGATAGATTAA
- a CDS encoding ABC transporter permease, protein MLRYIIQRIIFMIPVALIVSFMAFLLIHLIPGDPARVLLGEEATPQTVAALRKELGLDQPLLIQFVLWLWQAVHGNLGVSIQLHLPVTQALMQRLPVTVELGVASLLFSLVLAIPLGVYSATHRNSLVEWLVNISSLLGTAVPSFVLALVLIFLFAVVWRPFPPGGYAPLIDDPVRNLRDLVLPMIALGTGAVAVNLRQIRASMTEVLAQDYVRTARAKGLSERRVNYVHALRNALVPMITIVGLQIGSILGGAFVIETVFLWPGVGALAIQSIFSKDYPVVQGVVLLVAFSYMLTNLLVDVSYPLFDPRIRLSKS, encoded by the coding sequence ATGTTGCGTTATATTATCCAGCGGATAATTTTCATGATACCGGTGGCCTTGATCGTCAGTTTTATGGCGTTCCTGCTGATCCACCTGATCCCTGGCGATCCGGCGCGTGTTCTGCTAGGAGAGGAGGCGACACCCCAGACTGTCGCGGCCTTGCGGAAAGAGCTTGGCCTGGATCAGCCTCTTCTCATCCAGTTCGTACTCTGGCTCTGGCAGGCGGTACACGGCAACCTGGGAGTGTCGATCCAGCTCCACCTGCCGGTGACTCAGGCGTTGATGCAGCGCCTGCCAGTCACAGTCGAGTTGGGAGTGGCTTCACTACTTTTCTCCCTGGTGCTGGCTATTCCTCTGGGGGTGTATAGTGCAACGCATCGCAATAGCCTGGTTGAGTGGCTGGTCAATATTTCCAGTCTCCTTGGCACGGCTGTTCCCAGTTTTGTGCTGGCCCTAGTTTTGATTTTCCTCTTCGCTGTGGTCTGGCGTCCCTTCCCACCCGGCGGTTACGCGCCGCTTATAGATGATCCGGTTCGCAATCTGCGCGATCTGGTTCTGCCGATGATTGCCCTTGGTACAGGCGCCGTTGCGGTGAACCTGCGCCAGATTCGCGCCAGTATGACTGAGGTGTTGGCGCAGGATTACGTGCGTACAGCGCGGGCCAAGGGTCTCTCTGAGAGGCGAGTCAACTATGTACACGCCTTGCGCAACGCGCTGGTCCCGATGATCACCATTGTCGGGCTGCAAATAGGCTCGATTCTGGGGGGCGCATTTGTGATTGAGACGGTCTTCCTCTGGCCGGGCGTAGGGGCGCTAGCGATCCAGAGCATTTTCTCGAAAGATTATCCTGTGGTTCAAGGTGTCGTACTGCTCGTGGCCTTTTCTTATATGCTGACCAATCTGCTGGTTGATGTCTCTTATCCTCTCTTTGACCCGCGTATACGTCTCAGCAAGTCGTAG
- a CDS encoding serine/threonine-protein kinase, translating into MKYPTRSLPPELVPYAQALEEFKQQTGIRLSFPPLGMGGGGTVLAAEDGCGKPLAIKVIAAEDAASRDQALREADILRQVQHVATLGGGDGLLWQKHYHQVDLFFLAMDYVPGQTLTQLIASQGSLAESTAIELTIAIAEWLEVLHQQNIIHRDVKPDNVIMLKLGKRYQPVVVDYGIAKVGNQTWRGARAATDGYAPPEQYKGGTDRRTDVYGLGATLYEMVTGEIPPASIGRGPRDILEPRQKNPALSLELELIIQIATAYHPGQRFSTMGEMIDALRLAQDGNKTALFSTLQALGLLSGAGNGALVTKASSPANVPPLPPLPLKRPKQQPSARAMPARRGNVCLCCQKRNRPGEVFCDDCGAALDPAARVVPASAPPLAILGAAGLSVPRTPGPQFMSLLFARQIVLGGPMLSGLGKSLLVLAYWVLLAGLALGGRSVSMVFSLVSGVTIGCSVFFFLLFPLFAKILIRWDDTVITRRGKAGWLRRRAVMLLGLAGLVGFLYWLFVEVALWKSDWFMTPPSISILVYAGLACFASILIEALLA; encoded by the coding sequence ATGAAATATCCAACCAGATCGCTCCCTCCAGAACTGGTCCCGTATGCCCAGGCTCTGGAGGAGTTTAAGCAGCAAACCGGCATACGGCTCTCGTTCCCGCCGCTGGGAATGGGTGGTGGGGGAACCGTTCTGGCCGCCGAGGATGGGTGTGGAAAGCCTCTGGCAATTAAGGTGATTGCGGCGGAAGATGCAGCGAGTAGAGATCAGGCGCTGCGTGAAGCCGACATTCTGAGGCAGGTCCAGCATGTGGCAACGCTGGGCGGCGGTGACGGTCTGCTCTGGCAGAAACACTATCATCAGGTTGATCTGTTTTTTTTGGCAATGGATTATGTTCCTGGTCAGACGCTGACGCAGTTGATCGCCTCTCAGGGGTCGCTTGCCGAATCAACCGCTATAGAGTTGACGATTGCTATTGCTGAGTGGCTTGAAGTGCTGCATCAGCAAAACATTATTCATCGGGATGTGAAGCCAGATAATGTCATTATGCTGAAGCTGGGGAAGCGCTACCAGCCTGTTGTGGTTGATTACGGGATTGCCAAAGTGGGCAACCAGACCTGGCGCGGCGCCAGAGCAGCAACCGATGGCTATGCGCCCCCTGAACAATATAAAGGCGGCACAGACCGCCGCACCGATGTCTATGGGCTAGGCGCGACGCTTTATGAAATGGTAACAGGAGAAATACCACCTGCTTCTATCGGTCGTGGCCCCAGGGATATATTGGAGCCGCGTCAAAAGAACCCGGCTCTCTCGCTTGAGTTGGAACTGATCATTCAGATAGCCACTGCCTATCATCCTGGACAACGCTTCTCTACAATGGGGGAGATGATTGATGCGCTCCGGCTGGCGCAGGATGGCAATAAGACGGCGCTGTTTTCGACACTTCAGGCACTGGGCTTGCTGAGCGGCGCGGGAAATGGCGCGCTGGTTACAAAGGCTTCATCACCCGCGAATGTGCCGCCGCTGCCCCCATTGCCGCTGAAGCGGCCCAAACAGCAGCCCTCGGCGCGAGCGATGCCTGCGCGCCGGGGCAATGTTTGCCTCTGCTGCCAGAAGCGCAACCGGCCTGGAGAGGTATTCTGCGATGATTGCGGCGCTGCGCTTGATCCAGCGGCCAGAGTGGTTCCGGCTTCTGCGCCGCCGCTGGCTATCCTGGGGGCTGCTGGCCTCTCTGTGCCGCGCACGCCTGGCCCGCAGTTTATGTCGCTGCTGTTTGCCCGCCAGATTGTCCTGGGTGGGCCGATGCTGAGCGGGCTGGGAAAGAGCCTGCTGGTGCTGGCCTACTGGGTTCTTCTGGCTGGCCTGGCCCTTGGTGGTCGGTCAGTGAGCATGGTCTTTTCGCTGGTGAGTGGGGTGACTATTGGCTGTTCGGTGTTCTTCTTTTTGCTCTTTCCCCTCTTCGCCAAAATCCTGATCCGCTGGGATGATACCGTTATCACCCGGCGCGGCAAGGCCGGTTGGCTGCGCCGCAGAGCCGTGATGCTGCTGGGCCTGGCCGGTCTGGTGGGGTTTCTCTACTGGCTGTTCGTGGAGGTAGCCCTATGGAAAAGTGACTGGTTTATGACTCCGCCAAGCATCTCGATTCTGGTCTATGCCGGTCTGGCGTGCTTTGCCTCCATTTTGATAGAGGCGCTGCTGGCCTGA
- a CDS encoding ABC transporter substrate-binding protein, protein MAQRLVKGVSPRNAVWGTLPVCFVLLALLFSACGSGTTTTTKGGDLKVGLAADLSTLDPLKSSSFYDRQVMLNLYDTLVRVDAKNNVQPELATSWQYPSPTELVFTLRTDVTFQDGTPFNADAVVFNIKRILSTPSSPRLSEISTVKDVVAVDASHVRFDLTTAFAPLLLTLTDRAGMILSPKAVQGLGDTALATTPTNAGSGPFVFKEWVKGDHLTVLRNAHYWKKDSDGQALPYLSSVTYRPITDSTVEYTNLQTGNIDVADAINPNLVAQAKANPDLIYKQQASLSFGGFMLNTQAPPLNNVNVRQAIAWGVNRDEILNTVLKGVGVTAQGPLSPGSWAFDSSFAPFSYDVDKAKAALQQSGQSNVSFTLLIASGSPLGTQEAEFIQAELKPVGITVNIKEEVFATLLDDTAAHNFQAALVGWSGRPDPDGNTYAWFHTGGGFNDMQYSNPQVDSLLESARTSNDQATRAQDYIQAQQLLVNDAPYIFLTHGVSIQATSKKVQNFLLLPTGIMEFASVYVSS, encoded by the coding sequence ATGGCCCAACGCCTTGTCAAAGGCGTTTCTCCGCGCAATGCTGTGTGGGGCACCCTTCCAGTCTGTTTTGTCCTATTAGCCCTACTCTTTTCAGCTTGCGGTTCGGGGACTACCACTACCACCAAAGGAGGCGATCTCAAGGTTGGCCTGGCTGCGGACCTCAGCACGCTAGACCCGTTAAAGTCAAGTTCGTTCTATGATCGCCAGGTTATGTTGAATCTCTACGATACCCTGGTACGGGTAGATGCTAAGAACAACGTTCAACCAGAGTTGGCGACATCCTGGCAGTATCCCTCGCCAACCGAACTGGTATTTACCCTGCGCACCGACGTGACGTTCCAGGATGGGACACCTTTTAACGCCGATGCTGTGGTCTTCAACATCAAGCGCATCCTCAGTACGCCAAGTTCACCGCGCCTCAGTGAGATTTCAACGGTGAAAGATGTCGTGGCGGTTGATGCCTCCCATGTGCGTTTCGATCTCACAACGGCCTTCGCGCCATTATTGTTGACTTTAACTGACCGCGCTGGAATGATCCTTTCGCCCAAGGCCGTACAGGGCCTGGGTGATACGGCTCTGGCAACCACCCCGACCAATGCCGGCAGTGGACCCTTTGTGTTCAAGGAATGGGTGAAGGGCGATCATCTCACCGTTTTGCGCAATGCGCACTACTGGAAGAAGGATTCGGATGGTCAGGCTTTGCCTTATCTGAGTTCCGTGACCTATCGCCCCATCACTGATAGCACAGTGGAGTACACCAACCTGCAAACGGGCAATATTGATGTCGCTGATGCTATCAATCCAAACCTTGTGGCTCAAGCCAAAGCGAACCCTGATCTCATCTATAAACAGCAGGCCAGTTTGAGCTTCGGCGGCTTCATGCTCAACACCCAGGCCCCGCCGCTCAATAATGTGAATGTGCGCCAGGCCATCGCGTGGGGAGTGAACCGCGACGAGATCCTGAACACGGTACTCAAAGGAGTGGGAGTCACCGCGCAGGGGCCACTCTCGCCTGGTAGCTGGGCTTTCGACAGCTCTTTCGCGCCCTTCAGCTACGATGTAGATAAGGCGAAAGCCGCGCTACAGCAGTCAGGACAGTCGAATGTGAGCTTCACCTTGCTGATTGCCAGCGGCAGTCCCCTGGGAACACAGGAAGCGGAGTTTATCCAGGCAGAACTGAAACCTGTGGGGATTACCGTCAACATCAAAGAAGAGGTTTTTGCCACGTTGTTGGATGATACCGCCGCGCATAACTTCCAGGCGGCATTGGTCGGCTGGAGCGGACGCCCGGACCCGGACGGCAATACGTATGCCTGGTTCCACACTGGCGGTGGCTTTAACGACATGCAGTACTCCAATCCGCAGGTAGACTCTCTGCTGGAGTCGGCTCGCACCTCCAATGACCAGGCAACGCGCGCCCAGGATTATATCCAGGCCCAGCAACTGCTCGTGAATGATGCCCCGTACATCTTCCTCACTCATGGGGTCAGCATTCAGGCAACTTCGAAGAAAGTGCAAAACTTCCTGCTCCTGCCAACGGGGATCATGGAGTTTGCCAGCGTGTATGTGAGTTCGTAA
- a CDS encoding ABC transporter permease, with protein MARPIQIDEAPVIATQADEARDPRFRSLWRGFRRDPRWWFGVVLLLFTLAAIFAPQVSPYDPLTYHPTIVEQPPSWSHLLGTDALGRDQLSRVIYGARISLSIGVISILMGGLAGVLLGMLAAYFKGWVDQLITAVVDALLAFPSLILALAILASLGPGLVNVAVALAIVRIPIYARLARGQTLQVAAQDYVAAARSTGTKTTRILRRHVLPNIFSPLLVQATLSISFAILDESVLSFLGLGSQPPTPEWGSMITAAQSFLFSDPWMMLGPALAIVLVLLSLNIVGDALRDRLDPRDAKRLAMPLRKS; from the coding sequence ATGGCAAGGCCAATCCAAATTGACGAAGCTCCGGTAATAGCAACCCAGGCGGATGAGGCCAGGGATCCTCGCTTCAGGAGCCTGTGGAGAGGGTTTCGCCGGGATCCGCGCTGGTGGTTCGGCGTCGTACTCCTCCTCTTTACCCTGGCCGCCATCTTCGCGCCTCAGGTCAGCCCTTACGATCCGCTGACCTACCATCCCACTATTGTTGAACAACCTCCCAGTTGGTCTCACCTGCTTGGCACTGACGCGCTTGGGCGCGACCAGTTGAGCCGGGTCATCTATGGCGCGCGCATCTCGCTCTCGATTGGGGTTATCTCGATTCTGATGGGCGGACTGGCAGGGGTGCTGCTGGGTATGCTCGCGGCCTACTTCAAAGGGTGGGTTGACCAGTTGATCACTGCCGTTGTTGATGCGCTCCTGGCCTTCCCCTCGCTGATCCTGGCGCTCGCCATTTTGGCTTCGCTGGGGCCTGGCCTCGTCAATGTGGCGGTTGCGCTCGCTATCGTGCGTATCCCCATTTATGCCCGCCTCGCGCGAGGCCAGACGCTGCAAGTTGCGGCGCAAGATTACGTTGCGGCTGCTCGCAGCACAGGAACGAAAACAACGAGAATCTTGAGGCGGCATGTCCTGCCCAATATTTTCAGTCCGCTGCTCGTCCAGGCAACCCTTTCAATCTCTTTCGCCATTCTCGACGAGTCTGTGCTTAGCTTCCTGGGCCTGGGTTCTCAGCCACCAACGCCGGAGTGGGGTTCGATGATCACTGCTGCGCAAAGCTTTCTCTTTAGTGATCCCTGGATGATGCTTGGCCCAGCACTGGCGATTGTTCTGGTGCTCTTAAGCCTGAATATAGTTGGCGATGCCCTGCGCGACCGCCTCGATCCACGCGATGCCAAACGGCTTGCGATGCCGCTCCGCAAATCGTGA
- a CDS encoding crotonase/enoyl-CoA hydratase family protein codes for MSVTIERNGPVTTVILSRPEVRNAVDRQTAESLAAAFRAFDADPAALVGVFAGDHGQFCAGADLKAIASGHANRMEPTGDGPMGPSRLLLSKPVIAAIAGYAVAGGLELALWCDLRVMEEDATLGVFCRRWGVPLIDGGTIRLPRLIGLSWALDLILTGRPVSAEEALAMGLVNRVAAHGQARQVAEALASELAHFPQVCMRGDRLSAYEQFDLAWDQALANEFQHGLASMQAGGAAGAQWFAEGLGRHGRFDLEGKGASQTQ; via the coding sequence ATGTCTGTTACTATCGAACGCAACGGACCCGTGACGACGGTGATATTGAGCCGACCAGAGGTGCGCAACGCCGTTGACCGCCAGACGGCGGAATCGCTGGCGGCGGCGTTCAGGGCTTTCGATGCGGACCCTGCCGCGCTGGTGGGTGTGTTTGCTGGCGATCACGGCCAGTTCTGCGCTGGCGCGGACCTAAAAGCGATTGCCAGCGGCCATGCAAACCGGATGGAACCGACAGGCGACGGGCCAATGGGGCCAAGCCGCCTGCTCTTGAGTAAGCCGGTGATCGCGGCGATTGCGGGCTACGCCGTTGCCGGTGGTCTTGAGTTGGCGCTCTGGTGCGACCTGCGCGTGATGGAGGAAGATGCTACGCTGGGCGTGTTTTGTCGGCGCTGGGGGGTGCCGCTGATTGATGGCGGGACGATCAGGCTGCCTCGGCTGATCGGCCTGAGCTGGGCGCTGGACTTGATTTTGACTGGTCGCCCGGTCAGCGCGGAGGAGGCGCTGGCGATGGGATTGGTCAATCGCGTGGCAGCGCATGGGCAGGCGCGCCAGGTGGCCGAGGCGCTCGCCAGCGAACTGGCGCACTTCCCGCAGGTGTGTATGCGCGGGGATCGGCTCTCGGCATATGAGCAGTTCGATCTTGCGTGGGACCAGGCGCTGGCAAACGAGTTTCAACATGGTCTGGCGTCCATGCAGGCGGGAGGCGCGGCGGGCGCGCAGTGGTTCGCCGAGGGGCTGGGCCGACATGGCCGTTTTGATCTGGAGGGGAAGGGCGCTTCTCAGACTCAATAA
- a CDS encoding FtsX-like permease family protein, with protein MMTSSTSAPPRRKSRTVLPATVTLAAWRMRQTWRLLVVTGLGMLVGVVIVCTTPFFSQVTLTAGLRSVLTATPPDSEVVIRTTALQLSTSIAAQNNKELGDFMRQHAGAYFSGPPHFTIQPPRLHVASFRAGDQLQLVGDSMQASAAHVELIKGRLPQATNSDEVEIAMTPTTADAIPATIGTVLTTTMGFLGSTAPIEVRLKLRLVGTFIPIPGDPYWHGETFSPGILGKDFTFFQALMSNDGFLATLTRLEDPLWPLLLDKPTLLWYYHLDVLHISMADLDDLIGKLNVTQLQITQQFGDTSTLEGTRLIGPPVESFGAPSTLEKYRDRVAVVQIPVNIVALQVFCLLLFFVSMMADLLVERQAEVIALLRSRGASRWQVFGSFVNQSIGLGVIVLVAGPLLAILTTRWIAQALLISADQGALNILAGNPLRIALGAGWYALAASLGAVIAMIVALRSSASRDVLEMRREAARATRAPLWQRLYLDIVAMIIALTGFGISLYVAHAGVFDTRVNLLIAAPLALIAPIFLVVAGVLCFLRFFPLLVRQAARFAARRPGAPPMLALAQIARAPRQAMRMVLLLALASSFAIFSLTFTASESQQILNVAAQQTGADFSGITQESAVVNTAVEQLTLAQRIAAYRKIPGVLSATLGFAADAVPAGGASTIPIAIRAVDPQTFVQTALWTDQDSSQSLPSLMSQLTRASTKLAIPAIVDALAWKNLHLTSGARFELSVQNSALLFAAVAEVQHIPTVNDSLDAPGTSDYTPPGGILVDYNVLAASYQTANLERLALNYVWLRTSDDPAVLTKIRAALSAGLLGLAPLNDRRAMIAALQYDPLYLDLIAVLGLGAIVTVLLALVGNLIASWLNARSRLLNFAVLRALGSAPWQLARVLIWEQGMVYAAALLLGILFGALLIATIVPVLVFVGAPNNGAAISSGEFYVIQHVLPVQIVLPPSLGAVFAGLILICVVALWMMARIVAKPSIGQTLRLNED; from the coding sequence ATGATGACCAGTTCAACCAGCGCGCCTCCGCGCCGGAAGAGCCGGACGGTTCTGCCTGCAACTGTGACTTTGGCTGCCTGGCGGATGCGCCAGACATGGCGCTTGCTCGTCGTGACCGGCCTGGGTATGCTGGTAGGAGTGGTGATTGTGTGTACCACGCCGTTCTTCTCGCAAGTCACGCTGACGGCGGGGCTGCGCAGTGTGCTGACGGCTACTCCCCCGGATTCAGAGGTGGTTATCCGCACCACCGCGCTTCAACTCTCAACCTCGATTGCGGCCCAGAACAACAAGGAGCTTGGGGATTTTATGCGGCAGCACGCGGGGGCGTATTTCAGTGGCCCGCCACATTTTACCATTCAACCACCACGGCTGCATGTCGCTTCCTTCAGAGCGGGCGATCAACTTCAGCTTGTTGGCGATTCTATGCAGGCGAGCGCAGCCCACGTGGAACTGATTAAAGGGCGGCTGCCACAGGCTACGAACAGCGATGAGGTAGAGATCGCTATGACGCCAACCACGGCTGACGCTATCCCTGCAACCATTGGGACAGTGCTTACCACTACTATGGGGTTCCTTGGCTCGACGGCTCCTATTGAGGTAAGGTTGAAGCTGCGGCTGGTTGGTACGTTCATACCTATCCCCGGCGATCCATACTGGCATGGTGAGACGTTTAGCCCAGGCATCCTGGGAAAAGACTTTACCTTCTTTCAAGCGTTGATGTCGAATGATGGCTTCCTGGCTACTCTGACGCGCCTGGAGGATCCGCTTTGGCCCCTCCTCCTGGATAAGCCCACCCTGTTATGGTATTACCACCTGGATGTTTTGCATATCAGCATGGCTGATCTCGATGATCTGATTGGTAAGCTGAATGTTACGCAGCTTCAGATTACTCAGCAATTTGGAGACACCTCTACATTAGAGGGTACACGACTTATTGGCCCCCCTGTAGAATCATTTGGCGCTCCAAGCACGCTGGAAAAGTATCGTGATCGTGTCGCGGTAGTCCAGATTCCTGTAAACATCGTGGCGCTGCAAGTCTTCTGCCTGCTCCTCTTTTTTGTGAGCATGATGGCTGATCTGCTGGTTGAGCGCCAGGCGGAGGTGATTGCCCTGCTGCGCAGCCGGGGGGCCAGCCGCTGGCAGGTCTTTGGTTCTTTTGTGAATCAGAGTATTGGCCTGGGCGTGATTGTGCTAGTTGCTGGTCCATTGCTTGCCATCCTTACGACGCGCTGGATCGCGCAGGCTCTGCTTATATCGGCAGATCAGGGCGCGCTGAATATTCTCGCGGGAAATCCGCTTCGGATCGCGCTTGGAGCGGGCTGGTACGCGCTGGCGGCTTCCCTGGGCGCGGTCATTGCAATGATCGTGGCGCTGAGGAGTTCGGCCAGCCGCGATGTGCTTGAGATGCGCCGCGAAGCTGCCAGAGCGACACGCGCGCCGCTCTGGCAGCGGCTCTATCTGGATATAGTGGCGATGATTATTGCGCTCACCGGCTTTGGTATTTCGCTCTATGTGGCCCATGCCGGTGTCTTCGATACGCGCGTCAATCTGTTGATTGCGGCCCCGCTGGCCTTGATCGCGCCCATTTTTCTGGTCGTTGCGGGTGTGCTGTGCTTTCTGCGCTTTTTTCCCCTGCTCGTGCGCCAGGCCGCGCGGTTTGCTGCTCGCCGCCCTGGCGCGCCGCCGATGCTGGCGCTGGCGCAGATAGCCCGCGCGCCGCGTCAGGCGATGCGTATGGTGCTGCTGCTGGCATTGGCGAGCAGTTTTGCGATCTTTTCACTGACCTTCACGGCTTCGGAGTCGCAGCAGATTCTCAATGTGGCCGCTCAACAGACGGGGGCCGACTTTAGCGGGATCACGCAGGAGTCCGCCGTTGTCAATACCGCTGTCGAGCAGTTAACGCTGGCACAGCGGATAGCCGCCTACCGCAAGATTCCTGGGGTCTTGTCGGCGACGCTGGGCTTTGCAGCCGACGCAGTGCCTGCGGGAGGAGCTTCGACCATTCCGATAGCGATCAGGGCTGTCGATCCGCAGACCTTTGTCCAGACGGCTCTCTGGACTGACCAGGACTCGTCCCAATCCTTGCCATCGCTGATGAGCCAGCTTACGCGCGCGTCTACAAAACTTGCTATTCCGGCCATTGTAGATGCGTTGGCCTGGAAAAACCTCCACCTGACCAGCGGAGCGCGGTTTGAGCTTTCTGTGCAGAACAGCGCGCTCCTATTCGCCGCCGTTGCTGAGGTGCAGCATATCCCAACGGTGAATGACAGCCTGGATGCCCCAGGAACCAGCGATTATACCCCGCCTGGGGGTATTCTGGTTGATTATAATGTACTGGCCGCCTCCTACCAGACAGCGAATCTGGAACGGCTCGCGCTGAATTATGTCTGGCTGCGCACCAGCGATGATCCTGCTGTGCTGACGAAAATACGCGCTGCGTTGAGCGCCGGGCTGTTAGGGTTGGCGCCGCTGAATGATCGCCGCGCGATGATTGCTGCCCTGCAATACGATCCGCTGTATCTCGATCTTATCGCGGTGCTGGGGCTGGGGGCGATTGTCACGGTGCTGCTGGCGTTGGTGGGTAATCTGATCGCTTCCTGGCTGAATGCCCGCAGCCGCCTGCTGAACTTTGCGGTGCTGCGCGCGCTGGGCAGCGCACCCTGGCAGCTTGCCAGGGTGTTGATCTGGGAGCAGGGGATGGTCTATGCAGCGGCTCTTCTGCTGGGCATCCTTTTTGGCGCGCTGCTGATTGCAACCATCGTTCCGGTGCTGGTGTTTGTTGGCGCGCCCAATAACGGGGCGGCTATCAGCAGCGGTGAGTTTTACGTGATCCAGCATGTGCTGCCGGTCCAGATCGTTCTGCCCCCTTCGCTGGGCGCTGTCTTCGCGGGGCTGATCCTCATCTGTGTGGTGGCGCTTTGGATGATGGCGCGCATTGTTGCGAAGCCATCAATCGGCCAGACGCTGCGGCTCAATGAGGACTGA